The DNA sequence TCGCCGCGGACCAGCACGAAGTCCGCCGGGTCGCCCGCCGCGAAACCGACCCGGTCCAGGCCCAGCACATCGGCGCCGCCGTCCGAACCCACCCTGTAGCAGTCCGTCAGCTCCGCATCGAGGCGGACGTCCGTGACCCAGCCCAGGATGTGGGCGCGGTGCAGCATGTCGGCGTTGCCGAACGGGCTCCAGGAGTCGCGGACCCCGTCGGACCCCAGCCCCACCCGTACACCGTGCTCGCGCAGCCGGGCGATCGGCAGGACCAGCGACTCGCTGGGCGCCACCGTCGTCAGCGCGATGTCCAGCGCCCCCAGATCCGCGGCCATGGTGTCGAGTTCCCGCTCCGGGAGGTACGGCAGGCAGAACACATGGCTGACGGTCACCCGGCCCTGGAGGGACAGCGCCCTGGTGCGCTCGACGATGCCGCGCAGCACCCGGGTGCCCTTCTCGTCCCGGTCGTGCAGGTGGATGTCGACGCCCACGCCGTACCGGTCGGCGAGACGGAACACCAGGTCGAGCTGCTCGTCGAGCGCGTCGTCGAAGCTGATCGGGTCGATGCCGCCGATCTGGTCCACGAGCCCGCCGCGCGCCGCGTCCTCCAGCAGCCGCGCCGTCCCGGGCGTGCGGACGACACCGTGCTGCGGGAAGGCCACCACCTGGACGTCCAGCGCGTGCGCCAGCCGCTCCCTCGCCTCGGCGACCCCTTCGAGGCCCGCGAGCCCGTAGGCCGGGGCGACGTCGGCGTGCGCCCGCATGGCCCGGGTGCCGCGGGTGACGGCGTGCGCCATCAGCCCGTAGGCCCGCTCGCCGACCGGACGCCGCTGGGACCGGAACAGCTCGACGTCCTGCTCGCAGTACTCGGCGATGCCCGAGGCGGGCGCGCGGGACACCCAGTCGCCGCCCCAGGAGGTCTTGTCCGGATGGATGTGGGCGTCCACCAGCGAGGGCAGCGCGATCCGGCCGCCGCCCTCCACGATCCGGGCGCCCTTCGGCGCGGGACGGTCGCTGAACCGGCCGTCGACGACGGTCAGATCGACCGGGTCGCCGGTGCCGAACGGCCGGACGTCCCGGAAGACGACGGCACGCCCGGGCCGCCGTCCGTCCGTCCGCGCGTCCGCGGCAGCGGGCGTCGCCGCCCCGGCGAACGCCGCACCGGTGCCCGCCAGGGACGCGGCCCCGGCCAGGACTCCGCGCCGGGAGAGGGGAGGGGGAACCATGGGAACTCCTTGCTGGGTGGGGGTGGGGACGCCCCGCGCGGGCGGGGCGGTGGGGAAGTGCGGGCCGCCGCGGTCCCGGCGGGGGCCGCTCACGCGGTGCCTCCCGGCGGGACGGCGCGCGCCGGAGGCGGCGCGGCCGCGGTCCGTGCGCGGGAGGGGGAGGCGTGGTGCGGCCGAGGGCTGCGCCGGACGGTGGGTGGCAGGTGGGCGGGGGCACCGGGGGCGGGACGGTCTCGGGGCCGGCCGCGCCGAGCGCCCAGGGGGCCGGTCGGCCGAGGCCCCGGGGCACCGGAGGCCGTCTGCCCCGGGCGGACGGTGTGTGCCGGAGGCCGAGCGCCCCGCCGGGCGGTCAGACGGGGATGCCCGCGCGGACGATGCGTGCCGGGGCCGTGAGGACCGAGACGTCGGCGAGCGGGTCGCCCGCCACGAGGACCATGTCGCCCGCGTGTCCCGGCGTGAGCCGGCCCGCGGTGCCGGTCAGACCGAGCAGCCGGGCCGCGCCGGTCGTGGCGGTGCGGATGGCGTCGAGGGCCGGCAGCCCGGCCCCGCGCATCAGCACGATCTCCCGGCCGATCGGGTCGACCGTGCCGCCGGAGGAGTCCGTTCCGGCGGCGAGCGGCACACCCAGCTCATGGGCGGCGAGCACCGCGCGCTCCAGCACCGGGAGGTAGGTGCGCCCGCGCTCCGCCAGCACCGGGTCCGACGACTGGGCCAGCCCCGCGATCGCGGTGAGCGTCGGCGTGAAGTACGTGCCCCGGCGGTTCATCTCCCGCAGCGTGCGCTCCCCGACGAACACCCCGTGCTCCAGGGAGGCGATGCCCGCCGTCACCGCGTCGTGGCAGCCCTTCTCGCTGTAGCTGTGGCACAGCACCCCCCGACCGCCCTTGCGGGCCGCGGCCACCACCTCGCTGAGCTGCGCGTGGGAGTAGACCTGCGTCAGCGGGTCCTGCTCGGGGAGCCCGGCCCGTTCGTTGACGCGCGTCTTGATCACGTCCGCGCCCCGCCGCAGGTTGACCGCGACCACCCGGCGCAGCGCCTCGGGGGACCGCACGCCGTCGCGCAGCCGGGCCAGCGGGGTGAGGTCGGGATCCGCGAGCACCGTGTCCCCGAGGTCGGGGGAGACGAAGACGCCCGCCGCGCGCAGGCGCGGCGCGAGCTCCGGGGCCCGGCGGGCCAGCTCCCGCACGGCCACGTCCTGGTAGTACGAGGTGGAGCCGCTGCGCGCGCTGGTCGCGCCGGCGCGCACGGCCGAACGCGCCTCGGCGGTGGTGGAGAGATGGATGTGCGCGTCGATCAGTCCCGGCAGGACCCAGTGGCCGTGGGCGTCGAGGCGCGGGAGGCCGTCCGGGATCCGCACCCGGGAGCGCGGGCCGGCCGCCCGCACGACACCGTCGCGCACGACGACGACCGCGTCCTCGGTGACCTCGCCCGTCGCCGGGTCGAGCAGGGTGCCGCCCTCGACGACCAGGTCGCCGGTGTCCGCCGCGCCCTCCCCGTGGCGCGGGGCGGCCGTGGCGCGGTCGGCGGACGCGAGCACGGCCGCCGTGCCGGCGAGGGCCGCGGCCGTGGCGAGCACGCCCCGGCGGGTGAGCGAGGGGGCGGGCGGAGGGATCGGCTCGACGCACATGAGGGCTCCTCGGAAAGCGGTGGCCAGGGGGGCGGCCCGGAAGGCCTGTCCGACCGTTTGTATACCAAGGCTCAGGTGGCGACAAGATCCAGCGGCTCGATGCGGGGATATGGGGAGGTGGTGCGAAGGTCGTTCGAAGGCCTCTCGCTATTCGGTATACAAAATCCGCCGAGCGGGGTGATGTCCCCAGGAAGCGGTCCGCCCGCGGGGGCTATCCGAAGAGGGACCGCAGCGCGACCGTGCGGCTGTCGCGGACATGGAGCAGGGTGCTGGCCGCCGCCGCCTCCTCGTCGCCCGCCGCGATGTGCCGGAACATCTCCGCGTGCTGCGACCGCATGTGGTCCGGCTCCTCGTGCAGCCCGAAGAGCAACTGGAGCTGCCAGCTCAGCTGCTCCATGGTCCGGGCGAGGAGCGGATTGCCGCCCAGGGACACGATCTGCTCGTGGAACGCGGTGTGCGCGGCCACCTCGCGCTCGTCCTCGTCCGCCGCGGCCGCCTGTTCGGCGCGCTCCAGCAGCGC is a window from the Streptomyces zhihengii genome containing:
- a CDS encoding amidohydrolase encodes the protein MVPPPLSRRGVLAGAASLAGTGAAFAGAATPAAADARTDGRRPGRAVVFRDVRPFGTGDPVDLTVVDGRFSDRPAPKGARIVEGGGRIALPSLVDAHIHPDKTSWGGDWVSRAPASGIAEYCEQDVELFRSQRRPVGERAYGLMAHAVTRGTRAMRAHADVAPAYGLAGLEGVAEARERLAHALDVQVVAFPQHGVVRTPGTARLLEDAARGGLVDQIGGIDPISFDDALDEQLDLVFRLADRYGVGVDIHLHDRDEKGTRVLRGIVERTRALSLQGRVTVSHVFCLPYLPERELDTMAADLGALDIALTTVAPSESLVLPIARLREHGVRVGLGSDGVRDSWSPFGNADMLHRAHILGWVTDVRLDAELTDCYRVGSDGGADVLGLDRVGFAAGDPADFVLVRGECTPQVVVDMPRRDMVVHGGEVVARNGELV
- a CDS encoding amidohydrolase family protein gives rise to the protein MCVEPIPPPAPSLTRRGVLATAAALAGTAAVLASADRATAAPRHGEGAADTGDLVVEGGTLLDPATGEVTEDAVVVVRDGVVRAAGPRSRVRIPDGLPRLDAHGHWVLPGLIDAHIHLSTTAEARSAVRAGATSARSGSTSYYQDVAVRELARRAPELAPRLRAAGVFVSPDLGDTVLADPDLTPLARLRDGVRSPEALRRVVAVNLRRGADVIKTRVNERAGLPEQDPLTQVYSHAQLSEVVAAARKGGRGVLCHSYSEKGCHDAVTAGIASLEHGVFVGERTLREMNRRGTYFTPTLTAIAGLAQSSDPVLAERGRTYLPVLERAVLAAHELGVPLAAGTDSSGGTVDPIGREIVLMRGAGLPALDAIRTATTGAARLLGLTGTAGRLTPGHAGDMVLVAGDPLADVSVLTAPARIVRAGIPV